One segment of Nostoc flagelliforme CCNUN1 DNA contains the following:
- a CDS encoding AmpG family muropeptide MFS transporter has protein sequence MREMQALRQAVQSRKMGALLLLGFASGLPLFLTSRTLQLWMQDAKVDIGKITLFGLLALPYSLKFLWSPLLDRFIPPVLGGRRGWLVITQLGLALAIALLALQQPAQNDQVLQVLAINCLIITFLSSTQDIAGDAYRTDILNPIEAKTGASVWVLGYRLALFITSSLALVLADHIPWNGVYLLMAALMAGSILTTLWAPAEPKIRDNIQKAAPLSFKDVIFLLFITVLVVGLIGGVFVGFISLTIFYWLLATLILAWIVTSLLLPTELLGEVREDSPPQNLQEAIFLPFKEFFHRFGLPQASVILVFIVLYKLGDSLVGITANLFLREISFTKTEIGAIQAGMGFLATTVGVLVGGVIMTRINLNRSLWIFGILQLFSNLGYYALAVAGKDYSLLVLAVNIENFSAGLVTVATVAFLMNLCNHRFTTTQFALFSSLMAISRDVLSAPAGDWAKATGWPSFFLLTLAAALPGLLLLPLVAPWNPQPVAVSRPGLEDEEEDIWGIK, from the coding sequence ATGAGAGAAATGCAAGCACTGCGACAAGCCGTCCAAAGTCGTAAGATGGGTGCTTTGTTATTGCTAGGTTTTGCATCTGGGTTGCCCTTGTTTTTAACAAGTAGAACGTTGCAGTTGTGGATGCAAGATGCCAAGGTTGATATAGGGAAAATTACTTTATTTGGTCTGCTGGCTTTGCCTTACTCCCTGAAATTCTTATGGTCTCCTTTATTAGATAGATTTATACCGCCAGTTCTGGGAGGAAGGCGGGGTTGGCTAGTAATCACGCAACTGGGATTAGCATTAGCGATCGCACTTCTAGCATTACAACAGCCTGCCCAAAATGATCAAGTACTACAAGTTCTGGCAATCAACTGTCTGATCATCACTTTTTTAAGTTCCACTCAAGACATTGCCGGCGATGCCTACCGCACAGACATTTTAAATCCCATAGAAGCCAAAACAGGTGCATCAGTTTGGGTTCTAGGCTATCGTTTAGCCCTGTTTATTACCAGTTCCTTAGCTCTGGTTTTAGCAGATCATATCCCTTGGAATGGTGTTTACTTACTCATGGCAGCTTTAATGGCAGGGAGTATACTGACAACTTTATGGGCACCTGCGGAACCAAAGATCCGCGACAACATACAAAAAGCTGCGCCTCTATCTTTTAAAGATGTCATTTTTCTGCTATTTATAACTGTGTTAGTAGTTGGATTAATCGGAGGTGTATTTGTCGGCTTTATCTCCCTAACTATATTTTATTGGCTATTAGCAACTTTGATATTAGCCTGGATAGTCACGTCTTTGTTATTACCGACAGAGTTATTAGGTGAGGTAAGAGAAGATAGTCCGCCCCAAAATTTACAAGAAGCAATTTTCCTACCATTCAAGGAATTTTTTCACCGATTTGGGCTTCCTCAAGCTAGCGTCATCCTAGTTTTTATTGTCCTATATAAGCTAGGTGATTCTTTGGTGGGAATCACAGCGAATTTATTTTTGCGGGAAATCAGTTTTACTAAAACTGAAATTGGGGCAATTCAAGCTGGAATGGGCTTTCTAGCGACGACAGTCGGCGTATTAGTCGGTGGCGTTATTATGACTAGAATTAACCTCAATCGCAGTCTATGGATATTTGGCATACTGCAATTATTTAGTAACTTGGGTTATTATGCGTTAGCGGTTGCTGGCAAAGATTATTCGCTTTTAGTGTTAGCAGTGAACATCGAAAACTTCAGTGCTGGATTAGTCACAGTTGCTACAGTTGCATTTCTAATGAACCTTTGTAACCACCGCTTTACAACTACTCAGTTCGCTTTATTCTCTAGCTTAATGGCTATTAGTAGAGATGTTCTTTCAGCTCCTGCCGGAGATTGGGCTAAGGCTACAGGCTGGCCCTCATTTTTCTTGCTAACCCTAGCAGCAGCCTTACCTGGATTGCTACTTTTACCGTTAGTTGCCCCCTGGAACCCTCAGCCAGTGGCAGTATCCAGACCAGGACTTGAGGACGAAGAAGAGGATATATGGGGAATCAAGTAG
- a CDS encoding DNA phosphorothioation-associated putative methyltransferase, whose protein sequence is MPEALEIERHRAAIARTDISRPVRLAIEWAILTQDTTFFDYGCGYGGDVQRVKNLGYTSAGWDPYYHPDVPRIPADVVNLGYVLNVIEDSEERRQSLIQAWELTEKVLIVAAQILINAPSKTQLAYNDGIVTRRNTFQKYYEQEELKTYIDEVLNVDAVPIALGVYFVFRDEAEKESYKAIRFFSTTSTPRVRIPTKRFEDYQEQLQPLMAFFTKRGRLPVKGELENEQELLSEFGNFRRAFGVVLQATDEAEWDAIAYRRSLDIQVYLALTHFDKRPAWQKLAPEMRHDIKAFFSSYEEACQVADQKLFSLGKPGVIQTACEKSKIGKHTRGALYVHVSALAALDPVLRICEGCASRTIGRVDEATLIKYHTNKPQISYLSYPEFDTDPHPVLKASIGIDLKTLFVTHRDYETRANPPILHRKETFVTNNYPRYEEFAKLTQQEQELGLLNQKSDIGTREGWEKCLATHRVEIRGHQVYPIQDS, encoded by the coding sequence ATGCCTGAAGCGCTAGAAATTGAGCGTCATAGAGCTGCGATCGCTCGCACTGACATATCTCGCCCCGTGCGATTGGCAATAGAATGGGCAATCCTAACTCAAGACACCACTTTTTTTGACTACGGTTGCGGCTACGGTGGCGATGTCCAGCGAGTAAAAAACTTAGGTTACACCAGCGCAGGCTGGGACCCTTACTACCATCCCGATGTACCACGCATCCCCGCCGATGTGGTCAATTTGGGTTACGTCCTCAACGTTATTGAAGACTCAGAAGAACGCCGTCAAAGCTTGATCCAAGCTTGGGAACTCACCGAGAAAGTTTTAATTGTCGCGGCTCAAATACTGATTAACGCTCCCAGCAAAACCCAACTTGCTTACAATGATGGCATTGTGACGCGCCGCAATACTTTTCAGAAATATTACGAACAAGAAGAACTCAAAACCTATATTGATGAAGTCTTAAATGTCGATGCAGTACCGATCGCACTAGGGGTTTACTTTGTTTTTCGAGATGAGGCGGAAAAAGAAAGTTACAAAGCTATCCGCTTCTTTTCTACCACCTCTACACCGCGAGTCCGCATCCCCACAAAGCGGTTTGAAGACTATCAAGAACAGCTGCAACCACTCATGGCTTTTTTTACCAAGCGCGGTAGACTACCTGTTAAAGGCGAATTGGAAAATGAACAGGAATTACTCAGCGAATTTGGTAACTTTCGCCGCGCCTTTGGTGTAGTTTTGCAAGCTACTGATGAGGCTGAATGGGATGCGATCGCTTACCGTCGTTCTCTGGATATCCAAGTTTATCTCGCCCTCACCCACTTTGATAAACGTCCTGCATGGCAAAAGTTAGCGCCAGAAATGCGCCACGATATCAAAGCCTTTTTTAGTAGCTATGAGGAAGCTTGTCAAGTCGCCGACCAAAAGCTTTTCAGCTTAGGCAAACCTGGGGTGATTCAAACTGCGTGCGAAAAAAGCAAAATTGGTAAACATACGCGTGGTGCGCTTTACGTCCATGTTTCCGCATTAGCAGCACTTGACCCCGTACTACGAATTTGTGAAGGTTGCGCTAGCCGTACCATTGGGCGTGTCGATGAAGCTACATTAATCAAATATCACACCAATAAGCCGCAAATATCCTATCTGTCTTACCCCGAATTCGACACTGATCCTCATCCCGTGTTAAAAGCCAGCATCGGTATTGATTTAAAAACCCTATTCGTCACTCATCGAGATTATGAAACTAGGGCAAATCCGCCGATTTTGCACCGTAAGGAAACATTTGTTACCAACAACTACCCTCGTTACGAAGAATTTGCTAAACTCACCCAACAAGAACAGGAATTAGGGCTGCTTAACCAAAAAAGCGACATTGGTACGCGTGAAGGTTGGGAAAAATGCCTCGCCACACACAGAGTAGAAATCAGAGGGCATCAGGTTTATCCAATTCAGGACAGTTAA
- the dndE gene encoding DNA sulfur modification protein DndE, protein MESPIERIRLSQTAKDQLTKLKRSTKIDQWNILCRWAFCRSLAEATAPSPVPIPQDSNVEMSWRVFGGEMSDILLLALKQRCHNDGYPTDKETLAIQFRLHLHRGIGYLAGDPNIKKIEDLIELAVKN, encoded by the coding sequence ATGGAATCACCAATAGAACGTATTCGTCTCTCCCAAACAGCCAAAGACCAACTTACCAAACTTAAGCGCAGCACCAAAATCGACCAATGGAATATCCTATGCCGTTGGGCGTTTTGTCGTTCTCTCGCAGAAGCGACCGCACCCTCACCCGTCCCAATTCCCCAGGATAGCAACGTCGAAATGAGTTGGCGCGTCTTTGGCGGCGAAATGTCTGATATACTCCTCCTCGCTCTCAAGCAACGCTGTCACAACGACGGTTATCCCACCGACAAAGAAACCCTCGCTATCCAATTTCGCTTACATTTGCATCGCGGTATTGGTTACTTAGCAGGCGATCCAAATATCAAGAAAATTGAAGATTTAATTGAACTGGCGGTTAAAAATTGA
- the dndD gene encoding DNA sulfur modification protein DndD, producing the protein MIFLELVLQNFGPYIGKQVINLNPKIDEENSHPIILLGGMNGGGKTTLMDAIRLALYGARAQCSTRGNLSYSDFLNQCVNNKIDPVADTRIELLFEHIENDKPIKYRVVRSWTKNPKDGKDTLGILGDSDTWPDALVNIWDEYIENLLPLGISNLFLFDGEQVKELAEQETPPPVVVDAIRGLLGLELADRLAVDLDILVNRKLKEVGNSKDLANLEEIETRLTQQQEDYQTTEEKVEIIKNQVEELEQKQQAAFDKFISEGGKIAAERNQLELQQNTKTAKIEQVRQSMCELAADVLPLALIPNLLNQAQAQGEKEFRHQQVQISKDLLIERDQRLLTWLNQVDMSPIQVEKIQSFLNQDVDSLYTKNIQIEAPWLLADDDTLSQLDNLLYHLQKSKLSAKEKLTILKNKEEEIHTLERQVQTAAAPEDYTKLRQALEAAQNQVVEAKANYETICRRLAELETIIAKSKRELSDYTVENIKHKNSEHIITSAAKVQNTLKIFREKLTLRKLNKLEEEVKNCFLYLLHKSDLVHRITIDTKTFSLLLYDLNGKPVPKHRLSAGEKQLLAIAFLWGLAKVSGHRLPVAIDTPLGRLDSSHRSNLVERYFPSASHQVILLSTDTEIGKKEVETLRENEVIAREYLLKYDSSTRQTTIKPGYFW; encoded by the coding sequence ATGATATTTCTGGAACTGGTTCTACAAAACTTTGGCCCCTACATTGGGAAACAGGTAATCAATCTTAACCCAAAAATTGATGAGGAAAACTCACACCCAATTATCTTATTAGGTGGGATGAATGGCGGCGGAAAAACTACGCTGATGGATGCCATTCGTCTCGCTCTTTATGGCGCTCGTGCCCAATGTTCTACCCGTGGTAATTTGAGTTATAGCGATTTTCTCAATCAATGTGTTAATAACAAAATAGATCCAGTTGCAGACACGCGGATTGAATTACTTTTTGAACATATTGAAAACGACAAACCAATAAAATACCGTGTTGTCCGTAGTTGGACAAAAAATCCTAAAGACGGTAAAGATACATTAGGTATTTTAGGCGACAGTGATACCTGGCCTGATGCTTTAGTTAATATTTGGGATGAGTATATTGAGAATCTCTTGCCATTAGGTATTTCTAACTTATTTCTCTTTGATGGTGAACAGGTTAAAGAACTTGCAGAACAGGAAACACCACCACCAGTTGTAGTAGACGCGATACGCGGACTTTTAGGGCTAGAATTAGCAGATCGTTTAGCAGTTGATTTAGATATTTTAGTTAACCGTAAACTTAAAGAAGTTGGTAATAGTAAGGATTTAGCAAATCTAGAGGAAATTGAAACTAGGTTAACCCAACAGCAAGAAGATTATCAAACAACAGAAGAGAAAGTAGAAATTATCAAAAATCAGGTAGAAGAGTTAGAACAAAAGCAGCAAGCAGCCTTTGATAAATTCATTTCTGAAGGTGGGAAGATTGCAGCCGAACGCAATCAACTAGAACTACAACAGAATACAAAAACTGCGAAAATTGAACAAGTCCGTCAGTCCATGTGTGAATTAGCGGCTGATGTTTTACCTCTGGCATTAATTCCTAATTTACTTAATCAGGCGCAAGCACAGGGAGAAAAGGAATTTCGCCATCAACAGGTACAAATTTCTAAAGATTTGTTAATTGAGCGAGATCAGCGTTTACTAACTTGGCTAAATCAAGTAGACATGTCTCCGATACAAGTTGAAAAAATTCAATCATTTTTAAACCAAGATGTAGATAGTTTATATACAAAAAATATCCAGATAGAAGCACCTTGGTTATTAGCTGATGATGATACTTTAAGTCAGCTAGATAATCTCCTATATCATTTACAAAAATCTAAACTTTCTGCAAAAGAGAAATTAACTATTCTCAAAAATAAAGAAGAAGAAATTCACACTCTGGAAAGACAAGTGCAAACAGCAGCAGCACCAGAAGATTATACAAAGCTGCGTCAAGCACTAGAAGCGGCACAAAATCAAGTTGTTGAAGCTAAAGCAAATTACGAAACAATCTGCCGTCGTTTAGCTGAATTAGAAACTATTATTGCCAAGTCAAAAAGAGAATTAAGTGATTATACCGTAGAGAATATTAAACATAAAAATAGTGAACATATTATTACCTCTGCGGCTAAAGTTCAAAACACACTCAAGATTTTTCGTGAAAAATTAACCCTGCGGAAACTCAATAAATTAGAGGAGGAAGTTAAAAATTGCTTTCTTTATCTTCTCCATAAATCAGACTTAGTACATCGCATCACGATTGACACTAAGACTTTTAGCCTTTTGCTTTACGATTTAAATGGTAAGCCTGTCCCTAAACATCGCCTCTCTGCTGGCGAAAAACAACTACTAGCGATCGCATTCCTCTGGGGTTTAGCCAAAGTCTCTGGACACCGCCTACCAGTAGCAATCGATACGCCACTAGGTAGATTAGACTCCTCCCATCGCAGCAACTTAGTTGAACGTTACTTTCCATCCGCCAGCCATCAAGTAATTTTGTTATCTACGGATACTGAGATTGGAAAGAAAGAAGTGGAAACACTGCGCGAAAACGAAGTGATCGCTCGTGAATACCTGCTCAAATATGACTCCTCCACCCGCCAAACTACTATCAAACCAGGATATTTTTGGTAG
- the dndC gene encoding DNA phosphorothioation system sulfurtransferase DndC, with protein sequence MTTAQQAENKGQQTRTVAELVDYIQALTTEIQELYCLDEIPWVVGYSGGKDSTATLQLIWNAIAALPVEKRKKTIHVITTDTLVENPVVSVWVRKSLERMKVAAQEQKMPIEPHLLHPEIKETFWVSLIGKGYPTPRGKFRWCTDRLKIHPSNHFIRDVVRVNGEVILVLGTRKAESVKRAISMEKHQAGSLKDRLISDSSSPTSLLYHSASLPNSLIYSPIEDWRTDEVWIYLNQWQNPWEYSNKDLFTMYRGATADNECPLVVDTSTASCGDSRFGCWVCTIVSKDKSMEAMIQNDEEKEWMQPLLDIRNELDNRDDRDKRDFRRIWGEVQLFERHVDGETSIEPIHGPYTKYWREHWLRRLLEAQTKIRCTAPENIRDITLITLEEMSEIRRIWLEEKHEFDDSLPRIYQEVTGEDFQDPRPGADYSLLGRDEWIVLEEICEGDAMHLELMAKLLDTERQYRKKTRRVGIYETLEKCFNTSSRSPEDAIKNARLKRELSEAVSQGDVAKVKQMTLGDVAAINEVDEGENESDEQVTWASMKFKKEDS encoded by the coding sequence ATGACTACAGCACAACAAGCAGAAAATAAAGGTCAGCAAACACGTACTGTAGCAGAGTTAGTGGACTATATCCAAGCTCTCACCACTGAAATTCAAGAATTGTATTGTTTAGATGAGATACCTTGGGTGGTAGGCTATTCGGGCGGAAAAGACAGTACTGCTACTTTACAGCTTATCTGGAATGCGATCGCAGCACTACCAGTTGAAAAGCGAAAAAAGACTATTCATGTTATTACAACTGACACACTAGTAGAAAACCCTGTAGTCTCTGTTTGGGTACGCAAATCCTTAGAAAGGATGAAGGTTGCTGCTCAAGAACAGAAAATGCCCATTGAACCACATTTATTACACCCAGAAATCAAAGAGACATTCTGGGTAAGCTTGATTGGTAAAGGTTATCCAACACCGCGAGGAAAATTTCGTTGGTGTACAGACCGTCTAAAAATTCATCCTTCTAACCACTTTATCCGTGATGTGGTTAGAGTAAATGGGGAAGTTATTCTTGTTTTAGGTACGCGCAAAGCTGAAAGCGTTAAACGTGCTATCTCAATGGAAAAACATCAAGCAGGTAGCCTAAAAGATCGTCTTATTTCTGATTCAAGTTCACCCACATCCCTGCTTTACCATAGTGCAAGCTTACCTAATTCTTTAATTTATAGCCCCATCGAAGATTGGCGTACTGATGAAGTTTGGATTTACCTAAATCAGTGGCAAAATCCTTGGGAATATAGCAACAAAGACTTGTTCACCATGTATCGAGGTGCTACAGCAGATAATGAATGTCCTCTAGTTGTTGATACTTCTACTGCTAGCTGTGGTGATTCTCGATTTGGCTGCTGGGTTTGCACAATTGTTAGTAAAGATAAATCAATGGAGGCAATGATTCAAAATGATGAAGAGAAAGAATGGATGCAGCCTTTATTAGATATCCGCAATGAATTAGATAATAGAGATGACCGCGATAAAAGAGACTTCCGTCGTATCTGGGGAGAAGTCCAACTTTTTGAACGTCATGTAGATGGTGAAACCTCTATTGAACCAATTCACGGCCCCTATACAAAATATTGGCGGGAGCATTGGCTCAGACGATTATTAGAAGCGCAAACAAAAATCCGTTGTACAGCGCCAGAAAATATACGCGACATCACCCTAATTACCCTAGAAGAAATGAGCGAAATTCGTCGCATTTGGCTAGAAGAAAAACACGAATTTGATGATAGCTTACCCCGGATTTATCAAGAAGTGACTGGCGAAGACTTTCAAGATCCCCGTCCCGGTGCTGACTATAGCCTACTAGGCCGTGATGAATGGATAGTATTAGAAGAAATCTGTGAAGGTGACGCGATGCACTTGGAACTCATGGCGAAATTGTTAGACACAGAACGCCAGTATCGCAAAAAGACTCGTCGCGTAGGGATATACGAAACCCTAGAAAAATGTTTTAATACGAGTTCCCGTTCTCCAGAAGACGCGATTAAAAATGCTCGTTTGAAACGCGAGTTAAGCGAAGCAGTTAGTCAAGGTGATGTTGCAAAAGTTAAGCAAATGACTTTGGGTGATGTTGCAGCAATCAATGAAGTCGATGAAGGTGAAAACGAAAGTGATGAACAGGTAACTTGGGCAAGTATGAAATTTAAAAAGGAAGATTCATAA